TTCGGCGAGAACTGGAGCGATTATTCGCGCGACGTGCTCGATTCCGGCCGTCTCGACGCCGCCGCCGCCAGCATGGCGGAACTGATCGGCGCGGACGCCATCCTTGGCAAGCGCCTGTGCGATGTCGGCTCGGGCTCCGGCCTGTTCAGCCTCGCCGCCGCGCGTCTCGGCGCCGCCTCGGTGATCGGCTTCGACATCAACGCCCGCGCGGTCGAGGTGGCCCGCGCCAATCTCCAGCGCCTGATCCCCGAAGCGGCCGGGACGGTCTCCTTCGTCCAGGGCTCGGCCCTCGATGCCGGCTTCATCGACGGTCTCGGCCGGTTCGACACGGTCTATGCCTGGGGCTCGCTGCACCATACCGGGCAGATGTGGCCGGCGATCACCAATGCGAGCCGGCTCGTCGGCCCCGACGGCACCTTCGTGCTGGCGATCTATAACCGGCACTGGACCTCGCCGATCTGGACGCCGATCAAGATCCTCTACAATGTCGCGCCGCGTTTCCTGAAGTCGCTCGCCAATGTGCTGTTCGGCGGTCTGATCTATCTGGCCGTGCTGCTGAAAACGCGGTCCTCGCCGCTGCGCAAGGAGCGCGGCATGGATTTCTGGTACGACGTCATCGACTGGCTGGGTGGCTA
Above is a window of Ancylobacter sp. WKF20 DNA encoding:
- a CDS encoding class I SAM-dependent methyltransferase, with the translated sequence MGAELHNREESSPQDRSPQDRAIAFDFGENWSDYSRDVLDSGRLDAAAASMAELIGADAILGKRLCDVGSGSGLFSLAAARLGAASVIGFDINARAVEVARANLQRLIPEAAGTVSFVQGSALDAGFIDGLGRFDTVYAWGSLHHTGQMWPAITNASRLVGPDGTFVLAIYNRHWTSPIWTPIKILYNVAPRFLKSLANVLFGGLIYLAVLLKTRSSPLRKERGMDFWYDVIDWLGGYPYEYAGIAEVQARVEFLGFRLEKVVPPRVPTGCNEFVFRRVDLAQGDGK